The proteins below come from a single Musa acuminata AAA Group cultivar baxijiao unplaced genomic scaffold, Cavendish_Baxijiao_AAA HiC_scaffold_1059, whole genome shotgun sequence genomic window:
- the LOC135666004 gene encoding putative 12-oxophytodienoate reductase 5, with translation MAAIPLLGSYEMGKFDLSHRVVMAPLTRCRSYGSVPQPHAAVYYSQRATDGGLLIAEATEVSDTAQGYPDTPGVWTREQVEAWKPIVDAVHAKGGVFCCQLWHVGRVSDTSYQPNGQHPISSTDKQVLSQMPDDASVEEHSRPRRLLTEEIPRIVEDFRLAARNAIESGFDGVEIYGANGCLIDQFMKDSVNDRTDEYGGSLENRCRFALEVVEAVVDEIGADRVGMRLSPFMDCLDCWDSDPEALALYMVRELNKHGILYCHMIEPRMAMVSGRYHIPHRLLPMRKAFKGTFIAAGGYDRDERNEVVDEGYTDLVAFGRLFLANPDLPKRFELNAALNEYDRNTFYASDPVVGYTDYPFLENSA, from the exons ATGGCAGCCATCCCTCTTCTCGGTTCCTACGAGATGGGCAAGTTTGATCTCTCCCACAG GGTTGTTATGGCACCGTTGACAAGATGCAGATCATATGGCAGTGTTCCTCAGCCTCATGCTGCTGTCTACTACTCTCAAAGAGCCACCGATGGAGGCCTGCTCATCGCAGAAGCAACAGAAGTCTCGGACACTGCTCAGGG ATATCCTGATACTCCTGGAGTTTGGACGAGAGAGCAAGTGGAGGCATGGAAGCCCATCGTAGACGCTGTTCATGCCAAGGGTGGAGTCTTCTGCTGCCAGCTTTGGCATGTTGGCAGAGTCTCCGATACTA GTTACCAGCCTAATGGACAGCATCCAATCTCTAGCACTGACAAGCAGGTTCTATCACAAATGCCTGACGATGCCTCCGTCGAAGAGCACTCTCGTCCTCGAAGACTACTGACCGAAGAGATCCCTCGAATCGTCGAGGATTTTAGACTGGCGGCCCGGAACGCCATCGAATCTG GCTTCGATGGAGTGGAGATCTACGGCGCAAATGGCTGCCTGATCGATCAGTTCATGAAAGATAGCGTGAACGACCGAACTGATGAGTACGGCGGGAGCTTGGAGAACCGATGTCGCTTTGCGTTGGAGGTAGTCGAAGCGGTCGTCGATGAGATCGGAGCGGATAGAGTTGGGATGCGACTGTCCCCGTTCATGGACTGCTTGGACTGCTGGGATTCAGACCCCGAGGCACTTGCTCTCTACATGGTGCGAGAACTGAACAAGCACGGCATCCTCTACTGCCACATGATAGAGCCCAGGATGGCCATGGTCAGTGGCAGGTATCACATCCCTCACCGGCTTCTTCCCATGAGGAAGGCGTTCAAGGGAACCTTCATCGCCGCAGGAGGCTACGATCGCGACGAACGTAACGAGGTTGTGGATGAGGGATACACAGATCTGGTGGCTTTTGGCCGACTGTTCTTGGCGAATCCTGACTTGCCCAAGAGATTTGAGCTGAATGCTGCATTGAACGAGTATGACAGGAACACCTTCTACGCCTCTGATCCAGTTGTTGGGTACACAGACTACCCATTCCTGGAGAACTCTGCATGA
- the LOC135666006 gene encoding putative 12-oxophytodienoate reductase 5, which translates to MAAIPLLRSYKMGKFDLSHRIVLAPLTRSRSYGNVPQPHAVVYYSQRATDGGLLITEATGVSDTAQGYPDTPGVWTREQVEAWKPIVDAVHAKGGVFFCQLWHVGRVSNTGYQPNGQDPISSTDKQVPTQVLHDGSIEEYSRPRRLRTEEIPRIVEDFRLAARNAIEAGFDGVEIHGANGYLIEQFMKDSANDRTDEYGGSLENRCRFGLEVVEAVVGEIGADRVGMRLSPFLDYMDCWDSDPEALALYMVQALNKHGILYCHMIEPRMAVVNGRYHIPHRLLPMRKAFKGTFIVAGGYDRDEGNKVVDEGYTDLVAFGRLFLANPDLPKRFELNAALNKYDRNTFYTSDPVVGYTDYPFLENSV; encoded by the exons ATGGCAGCCATCCCTCTGCTTCGTTCCTACAAGATGGGCAAGTTTGATCTCTCTCACAG GATTGTTTTGGCACCGTTGACAAGAAGCAGATCATACGGGAACGTTCCTCAGCCACATGCTGTGGTGTACTACTCTCAGAGAGCCACCGATGGAGGCCTTCTCATCACGGAAGCGACAGGAGTCTCAGACACTGCTCAGGG ATATCCCGATACTCCTGGAGTGTGGACAAGAGAGCAAGTGGAGGCATGGAAGCCCATCGTAGACGCCGTTCATGCCAAGGGCGGAGTCTTCTTCTGCCAGCTTTGGCATGTTGGCAGAGTCTCCAACACTG GTTACCAGCCTAATGGACAAGATCCAATCTCGAGCACCGACAAGCAGGTGCCAACACAAGTGCTTCACGATGGCTCGATCGAAGAGTACTCTCGGCCTCGAAGACTAAGAACAGAAGAGATCCCTCGAATCGTCGAGGATTTTAGACTGGCGGCCAGGAACGCCATCGAAGCTG GCTTCGATGGAGTGGAGATCCACGGCGCAAATGGCTACCTGATCGAGCAGTTCATGAAAGATAGCGCGAACGATCGAACCGATGAGTATGGCGGGAGCTTGGAGAACCGATGTCGCTTTGGGTTGGAGGTGGTCGAAGCGGTCGTCGGTGAGATCGGAGCTGACAGAGTTGGGATGCGGCTGTCACCGTTCTTGGACTACATGGACTGTTGGGATTCAGACCCTGAGGCACTTGCCCTCTACATGGTGCAAGCACTGAACAAGCACGGCATCCTCTACTGCCACATGATAGAGCCCAGGATGGCCGTCGTCAATGGCAGGTATCACATCCCTCACAGGCTTCTTCCCATGAGGAAGGCGTTCAAGGGAACCTTCATCGTCGCAGGAGGCTACGATCGCGACGAAGGTAACAAGGTTGTGGATGAGGGATACACAGATCTGGTGGCTTTTGGCCGACTGTTCTTGGCGAATCCTGACTTGCCCAAGAGATTTGAGCTGAATGCTGCACTGAACAAGTATGACAGGAACACCTTCTACACATCTGATCCAGTTGTTGGGTACACAGACTACCCATTCCTGGAGAACTCTGTATGA
- the LOC135666003 gene encoding diacylglycerol kinase 2-like isoform X1 — MDFGATLLRTATESVVFRFGIFSWLVTAGSFGLLAVVYVFLKLQRQASVNWVKAAAREKKKAWAHLKCPTAPHAWTEDCSRSGQPSTCFVCLYSLASPQTCGANGTGNGLIHRCTVCGVAAHFHCSQYATKDCKLVAQAGASHLLHHWSERWVNSDENPEMSCFCCYCDELCGIPFLGASPIWCCLWCQRLVHVDCHAKLLKETGNVCDLGPLRRLILSPLSVQNPNGRQTTSGMLNSIKEEIIASSMRGGLRRRQNRSKYGNNHPVPSGIPNSKLQSDVEENSLFESMLRRLAGWNKSNKKNNQDDGSANLRSTSKVLYKKNKYTVDVDGIDKYKVVDLPQDARPLLVFINAKSGGQNGTSLRRRLSMLLNPVQIFGLSAMRGPEVALKMFHDIRYFRVLVCGGDGTVAWVLDAIEKENFESPPPVAILPLGTGNDLSRVLQWGGGLSSIEGQGGLEALLHDIDQAALTMLDRWSVTIKEHNVEKGKNVKQLKFMTNYLGIGCDAKVAYDFHMTREERPDKFYSQFVNKLRYAKEGAKDIMDRTCADLPWEVKLEVDGHEIEIPEDAEGVLVLNISSYMGGVDLWQNDYEHDDDFDMQSMHDQTLEVVCISGAWHLGKLQVGLSKARRLAQGKVIRLHMDSPFPVQIDGEPWIQQPGGLEIMHHGQAFMLRRASEEPTGHAAAIMTEVLVNAECSGLINAAQKRVLLQQMALRLSS; from the exons ATGGATTTTGGTGCCACACTTTTAAGAACGGCTACTGAATCTGTGGTTTTCAGATTTGGGATTTTTAGTTGGCTCGTCACTGCTGGATCATTTGGACTTCTGGCTGTTGTTTATGTGTTCCTAAAGTTGCAGAGGCAGGCATCCGTGAACTGGGTTAAAGCCGCAgctagagaaaaaaagaaagcatGGGCACATCTAAAATGTCCAACTGCGCCTCATGCATGGACAGAAGACTGCTCTCGTAGTGGTCAACCATCCACATGTTTTGTTTGTTTGTATTCATTAGCCTCCCCACAAACTTGTGGTGCCAATGGGACAGGGAATGGTCTCATTCACCGTTGCACTGTTTGTGGTGTTGCAGCTCATTTTCACTGTTCTCAGTATGCCACAAAAGACTGCAAACTTGTAGCACAAGCTGGTGCATCTCATCTGCTGCATCATTGGTCGGAGAGATGGGTGAACTCGGATGAGAACCCCGAGATGTCTTGTTTTTGCTGTTACTGTGATGAACTATGTGGCATACCTTTTCTTGGTGCTTCTCCCATTTGGTGCTGCTTGTGGTGTCAGCGCCTTGTACATGTTGATTGTCATGCCAAATTACTGAAAGAGACTGGTAATGTTTGTGATTTAGGCCCTCTAAGAAGACTTAtcctttctcctctttctgtGCAAAACCCAAATGGGAGACAAACAACtagtggtatgttgaattctatcAAGGAAGAGATAATTGCTTCATCAATGAGGGGTGGcttgagaaggcggcaaaaccgaAGTAAATATGGCAACAACCATCCGGTGCCTTCTGGAATTCCTAATAGTAAATTGCAGAGTGATGTGGAGGAAAACTCGCTATTTGAATCAATGCTTAGAAGGCTTGCTGGATGGAACAAGTCCAACAAAAAGAACAATCAGGACGATGGATCGGCAAATCTTAGAAGCACTAGCAAGGTTCTCTACAAGAAAAACAAGTACACTGTTGATGTTGATGGAATAGACAAGTATAAGGTGGTTGATTTGCCGCAGGATGCCAGACCACTTCTTGTTTTTATTAATGCCAAAAGTGGTGGTCAGAATGGAACTTCTCTAAGAAGGAGATTGAGCATGTTACTGAACCCTGTACAG ATCTTTGGATTAAGCGCTATGCGGGGACCTGAAGTTGCATTGAAAATGTTCCATGATATCCGATACTTCAGAGTTCTCGTCTGTGGTGGGGATGGTACCGTAGCCTGGGTTCTTGATGccattgagaaggaaaactttgaatctcctcctcctgttGCAATACTTCCACTTGGCACAGGGAATGACTTGTCTCGAGTTTTACAATGGGGAGGAGGCTTGTCTTCAATTGAAGGGCAAGGTGGCTTAGAAGCCCTTCTTCATGATATCGACCAAGCAGCACTTACTATGTTAGATCGTTGGAGTGTCACAATTAAGGAACACAATGTGGAGAAAGGCAAAAATGTAAAGCAGttgaagttcatgacaaactatcTTG GCATTGGATGTGATGCAAAGGTAGCATATGACTTCCACATGACTCGGGAAGAAAGACCTGACAAGTTCTATAGCCAG TTTGTAAACAAGTTGCGATATGCTAAAGAGGGTGCCAAGGATATCATGGACAGAACATGTGCTGATTTACCATGGGAAGTAAAGCTTGAAGTCGATGGTCACGAAATTGAAATCCCAGAG GATGCAGAAGGTGTGCTTGTGTTAAATATCAGTAGCTACATGGGAGGGGTGGATCTATGGCAAAATGACTATGAGCATGATGATGATTTTGACATGCAGTCGATGCATGATCAAACACTTGAAGTTGTATGCATATCTGGGGCATGGCACCTTGGGAAACTTCAG GTAGGACTTTCAAAAGCCCGAAGACTGGCCCAAGGAAAAGTAATAAGGTTACACATGGACAGTCCCTTTCCTGTTCAGATTGATGGGGAACCGTGGATCCAGCAACCTGGTGGCCTTGAAATAATGCATCATGGACag GCGTTCATGTTGAGGAGGGCATCTGAGGAGCCTACTGGACATGCTGCAGCGATCATGACAGAGGTCCTTGTAAATGCCGAGTGCAGTGGCCTCATCAATGCTGCCCAGAAGAGAGTGCTCCTCCAGCAAATGGCACTTCGTCTATCCTCCTAA
- the LOC135666003 gene encoding diacylglycerol kinase 2-like isoform X2: MDFGATLLRTATESVVFRFGIFSWLVTAGSFGLLAVVYVFLKLQRQASVNWVKAAAREKKKAWAHLKCPTAPHAWTEDCSRSGQPSTCFVCLYSLASPQTCGANGTGNGLIHRCTVCGVAAHFHCSQYATKDCKLVAQAGASHLLHHWSERWVNSDENPEMSCFCCYCDELCGIPFLGASPIWCCLWCQRLVHVDCHAKLLKETGNVCDLGPLRRLILSPLSVQNPNGRQTTSGMLNSIKEEIIASSMRGGLRRRQNRSKYGNNHPVPSGIPNSKLQSDVEENSLFESMLRRLAGWNKSNKKNNQDDGSANLRSTSKVLYKKNKYTVDVDGIDKYKVVDLPQDARPLLVFINAKSGGQNGTSLRRRLSMLLNPVQIFGLSAMRGPEVALKMFHDIRYFRVLVCGGDGTVAWVLDAIEKENFESPPPVAILPLGTGNDLSRVLQWGGGLSSIEGQGGLEALLHDIDQAALTMLDRWSVTIKEHNVEKGKNVKQLKFMTNYLGIGCDAKVAYDFHMTREERPDKFYSQFVNKLRYAKEGAKDIMDRTCADLPWEVKLEVDGHEIEIPEDAEGVLVLNISSYMGGVDLWQNDYEHDDDFDMQSMHDQTLEVVCISGAWHLGKLQVGLSKARRLAQGKVIRLHMDSPFPVQIDGEPWIQQPGGLEIMHHGQKVQLLKCLYLPSWYFEAANIR; this comes from the exons ATGGATTTTGGTGCCACACTTTTAAGAACGGCTACTGAATCTGTGGTTTTCAGATTTGGGATTTTTAGTTGGCTCGTCACTGCTGGATCATTTGGACTTCTGGCTGTTGTTTATGTGTTCCTAAAGTTGCAGAGGCAGGCATCCGTGAACTGGGTTAAAGCCGCAgctagagaaaaaaagaaagcatGGGCACATCTAAAATGTCCAACTGCGCCTCATGCATGGACAGAAGACTGCTCTCGTAGTGGTCAACCATCCACATGTTTTGTTTGTTTGTATTCATTAGCCTCCCCACAAACTTGTGGTGCCAATGGGACAGGGAATGGTCTCATTCACCGTTGCACTGTTTGTGGTGTTGCAGCTCATTTTCACTGTTCTCAGTATGCCACAAAAGACTGCAAACTTGTAGCACAAGCTGGTGCATCTCATCTGCTGCATCATTGGTCGGAGAGATGGGTGAACTCGGATGAGAACCCCGAGATGTCTTGTTTTTGCTGTTACTGTGATGAACTATGTGGCATACCTTTTCTTGGTGCTTCTCCCATTTGGTGCTGCTTGTGGTGTCAGCGCCTTGTACATGTTGATTGTCATGCCAAATTACTGAAAGAGACTGGTAATGTTTGTGATTTAGGCCCTCTAAGAAGACTTAtcctttctcctctttctgtGCAAAACCCAAATGGGAGACAAACAACtagtggtatgttgaattctatcAAGGAAGAGATAATTGCTTCATCAATGAGGGGTGGcttgagaaggcggcaaaaccgaAGTAAATATGGCAACAACCATCCGGTGCCTTCTGGAATTCCTAATAGTAAATTGCAGAGTGATGTGGAGGAAAACTCGCTATTTGAATCAATGCTTAGAAGGCTTGCTGGATGGAACAAGTCCAACAAAAAGAACAATCAGGACGATGGATCGGCAAATCTTAGAAGCACTAGCAAGGTTCTCTACAAGAAAAACAAGTACACTGTTGATGTTGATGGAATAGACAAGTATAAGGTGGTTGATTTGCCGCAGGATGCCAGACCACTTCTTGTTTTTATTAATGCCAAAAGTGGTGGTCAGAATGGAACTTCTCTAAGAAGGAGATTGAGCATGTTACTGAACCCTGTACAG ATCTTTGGATTAAGCGCTATGCGGGGACCTGAAGTTGCATTGAAAATGTTCCATGATATCCGATACTTCAGAGTTCTCGTCTGTGGTGGGGATGGTACCGTAGCCTGGGTTCTTGATGccattgagaaggaaaactttgaatctcctcctcctgttGCAATACTTCCACTTGGCACAGGGAATGACTTGTCTCGAGTTTTACAATGGGGAGGAGGCTTGTCTTCAATTGAAGGGCAAGGTGGCTTAGAAGCCCTTCTTCATGATATCGACCAAGCAGCACTTACTATGTTAGATCGTTGGAGTGTCACAATTAAGGAACACAATGTGGAGAAAGGCAAAAATGTAAAGCAGttgaagttcatgacaaactatcTTG GCATTGGATGTGATGCAAAGGTAGCATATGACTTCCACATGACTCGGGAAGAAAGACCTGACAAGTTCTATAGCCAG TTTGTAAACAAGTTGCGATATGCTAAAGAGGGTGCCAAGGATATCATGGACAGAACATGTGCTGATTTACCATGGGAAGTAAAGCTTGAAGTCGATGGTCACGAAATTGAAATCCCAGAG GATGCAGAAGGTGTGCTTGTGTTAAATATCAGTAGCTACATGGGAGGGGTGGATCTATGGCAAAATGACTATGAGCATGATGATGATTTTGACATGCAGTCGATGCATGATCAAACACTTGAAGTTGTATGCATATCTGGGGCATGGCACCTTGGGAAACTTCAG GTAGGACTTTCAAAAGCCCGAAGACTGGCCCAAGGAAAAGTAATAAGGTTACACATGGACAGTCCCTTTCCTGTTCAGATTGATGGGGAACCGTGGATCCAGCAACCTGGTGGCCTTGAAATAATGCATCATGGACag AAGGTGCAGCTGTTGAAGTGCTTGTATTTACCAAGCTGGTATTTTGAAGCAGCAAATATTAGATAA